The Candidatus Pelagibacter sp. IMCC9063 genome has a window encoding:
- a CDS encoding 4a-hydroxytetrahydrobiopterin dehydratase produces MGNLHKKKCIACSGDTPALSETEIITFNKQINNWNSIKNQDGIFMLSKYFKFKNFEESLAFINKTSTIAENEGHHPDISFGWGYANITIFTHAVRGLTESDFILAAKIDQISA; encoded by the coding sequence ATGGGTAACCTTCATAAAAAAAAGTGCATCGCTTGCAGCGGAGATACTCCTGCCCTTTCTGAGACAGAAATTATAACTTTTAATAAACAAATTAATAATTGGAATTCCATAAAAAACCAGGACGGTATTTTTATGCTAAGTAAATATTTTAAATTTAAAAATTTTGAAGAAAGTTTGGCTTTTATTAACAAGACCTCTACTATTGCGGAGAATGAGGGACATCATCCTGATATCTCATTTGGTTGGGGTTATGCAAACATCACTATTTTTACTCATGCCGTTCGAGGTTTAACAGAAAGTGATTTTATATTAGCCGCAAAAATTGACCAAATCAGTGCTTAA
- a CDS encoding alpha/beta fold hydrolase, which translates to MFEGFEKQDMKVPDQGYGEAIIRLQRGGDGPPLLLLHGNPMSHITWNKIVPKLKKHFHIIAADLRGYGDSIGPEDGGTNHINYSFRAMAMDQIHVMEQCGFKSFQVAGHDRGARTTHRMCLDHKDKITKAAILDIMPNRHIWTVQKKDWAKSKWHWLLMMQPYDLPERMLSSVPAEFYLEKKMSKRGGGLDFCKDTFQEYVRCFNSKTIRASCEDYRASPSCDLDMDNKDYDSQSKIDCPTLVLWGGKGDTGIIWGDVINVWQNYCSKKVVGAAVDCGHYIQEEKPKDTINHFLNFFNK; encoded by the coding sequence ATGTTCGAGGGTTTCGAAAAGCAAGACATGAAAGTGCCTGACCAGGGTTATGGAGAGGCTATAATTCGTTTACAAAGAGGAGGAGACGGCCCACCTCTTTTATTATTACATGGAAATCCCATGTCGCACATTACTTGGAACAAAATAGTTCCAAAACTAAAAAAACATTTTCATATAATTGCAGCTGACCTTAGAGGCTATGGAGACAGCATTGGACCGGAGGATGGCGGAACCAATCATATTAACTACTCGTTTAGAGCGATGGCTATGGACCAAATACATGTAATGGAACAATGTGGTTTTAAATCCTTCCAAGTTGCGGGTCATGATCGTGGAGCAAGAACCACTCATAGAATGTGCCTCGATCATAAAGATAAAATTACTAAAGCAGCCATTTTAGATATTATGCCGAATAGGCATATTTGGACGGTTCAGAAAAAAGATTGGGCTAAGAGCAAGTGGCACTGGCTTTTAATGATGCAACCTTATGATCTTCCGGAGCGCATGCTTTCTTCCGTCCCAGCAGAATTTTATTTAGAAAAAAAAATGTCCAAAAGAGGTGGAGGATTAGATTTTTGTAAAGATACTTTTCAAGAGTATGTAAGGTGTTTTAATTCTAAAACGATTAGAGCATCCTGCGAAGATTATAGAGCCTCACCTTCTTGCGATCTTGATATGGATAACAAAGATTATGATAGCCAAAGTAAAATTGATTGTCCCACTTTAGTTTTGTGGGGAGGAAAAGGTGACACAGGAATTATTTGGGGAGACGTAATAAACGTATGGCAAAACTATTGTAGTAAAAAAGTTGTCGGAGCTGCAGTTGACTGCGGTCATTACATTCAAGAAGAAAAGCCCAAAGATACTATTAATCATTTCCTAAATTTTTTTAATAAATAA
- a CDS encoding LON peptidase substrate-binding domain-containing protein, protein MNKNKINLENIPQEIPIFPLSNAIFFPNTVMPLNIFEPRYKQMIEDALDKNKFIGMAQPNLQNLQSEKPDLFNIGCVGMISKHNKTSQGTYLVNLEGVVRFKVIKEVENKKMYRTFRVSYTEFSDDLDEKVKKEIDDQSLLELIDKTKKFFKMFQLSTDWSVIEKVEPSQLINSLAMICPFTSGEKQRLLETSSLQERNSILNQIINFYILGNTTDSHKKIH, encoded by the coding sequence ATGAATAAAAATAAAATTAATTTAGAAAATATTCCGCAGGAAATTCCTATATTTCCTTTGTCCAATGCAATTTTTTTTCCTAATACTGTTATGCCTCTAAATATATTTGAACCAAGATATAAACAAATGATTGAAGATGCTCTTGATAAAAATAAATTTATCGGAATGGCCCAGCCTAATTTACAAAATTTACAATCAGAAAAACCAGATTTATTTAATATTGGGTGCGTGGGAATGATTAGCAAACACAACAAAACTTCCCAAGGAACTTACCTGGTTAACTTGGAAGGTGTTGTTAGGTTTAAAGTTATTAAAGAAGTAGAAAATAAAAAAATGTACCGAACTTTTAGAGTATCTTACACAGAGTTTTCGGATGATTTAGATGAAAAGGTTAAAAAAGAAATAGACGATCAGTCCTTACTAGAATTAATTGATAAAACAAAAAAATTTTTTAAAATGTTTCAACTATCGACTGATTGGAGTGTGATAGAAAAAGTAGAGCCTAGTCAATTAATTAATTCGCTAGCTATGATTTGCCCTTTTACTTCTGGAGAAAAACAACGTCTTTTAGAAACAAGTTCTCTTCAAGAAAGGAATAGCATTTTAAACCAAATTATTAATTTTTATATTTTGGGTAACACAACTGACTCTCACAAAAAAATTCACTAA
- a CDS encoding Trm112 family protein, translating into MDLRTDLTSMLVCPLSKEKLIYDKDNQELIAKRSGLAYPIKEGIPIMLPDEARKLKD; encoded by the coding sequence ATGGATTTAAGGACCGATTTAACGTCGATGCTTGTATGTCCCTTGTCTAAAGAAAAGTTAATTTATGATAAAGATAACCAAGAACTCATTGCTAAACGTTCGGGCTTAGCCTATCCAATAAAAGAGGGCATTCCTATTATGCTTCCAGACGAAGCACGAAAATTAAAAGATTAA
- the rho gene encoding transcription termination factor Rho, which produces MNLQELKDKTPADLILEAEKLDIENPSTMRKQEILFAILKKLAEKNEQITASGVLETLQDGFGFLRAMESNYLPGPDDIYVSPSQIKRFGLRKGDTVEGEIRAPKEQERYFALLQVNKINFEDPEKTRNKINFDNLTPLYPQDKLKLEIETTKIEKKADVTTRLIDLIAPIGKGQRSLIVSPPRTGKTVVLQNIAHSITTNHPEVYLIVLLIDERPEEVTDMQRSVKGEVVSSTFDEPAMRHVQVAEMVIEKAKRLAEHKKDVVILLDSITRLGRAYNAVVPSSGKVLTGGVDANALQRPKRFFGAARNIEEGGSLTIISTALIETGSRMDEVIFEEFKGTGNSEVIMDRKVADKRIYPAIDITKSGTRKEELLLSKEELSKMNVLRRIINPMGTMDAVEFMIGKLRETKNNAEFFDSMNKS; this is translated from the coding sequence ATGAACCTTCAAGAACTCAAAGATAAAACGCCCGCCGATTTAATTTTAGAAGCAGAAAAACTAGACATTGAAAACCCTAGTACAATGCGAAAACAAGAAATTTTGTTTGCAATTCTAAAAAAACTTGCAGAAAAAAATGAACAGATTACGGCCAGCGGGGTTTTGGAAACTTTGCAAGATGGTTTTGGTTTTCTTAGAGCAATGGAGTCTAATTACTTACCTGGACCAGATGATATTTATGTTAGTCCGAGCCAGATTAAAAGATTTGGTTTGAGAAAAGGAGATACGGTAGAAGGTGAAATTAGAGCGCCCAAAGAACAAGAGCGATATTTTGCATTACTTCAAGTTAACAAGATTAACTTTGAAGATCCTGAAAAGACTAGAAATAAAATTAATTTTGACAATCTAACTCCACTGTATCCTCAGGATAAATTAAAACTAGAAATTGAAACTACTAAAATTGAAAAAAAGGCTGACGTCACAACTAGACTTATAGATTTAATCGCGCCTATTGGAAAAGGACAAAGATCACTAATTGTTTCGCCTCCTAGAACCGGAAAAACAGTGGTGTTACAAAACATTGCTCACTCTATTACAACCAATCACCCAGAGGTTTACTTAATTGTTTTGTTGATTGACGAAAGACCAGAGGAAGTAACTGATATGCAGAGATCTGTAAAAGGAGAAGTCGTAAGCTCTACTTTTGATGAACCAGCAATGAGACACGTACAAGTAGCTGAGATGGTAATAGAAAAAGCAAAAAGACTTGCGGAGCATAAAAAAGACGTGGTCATTTTACTAGACTCTATAACAAGATTAGGAAGAGCTTATAATGCTGTGGTCCCAAGTTCCGGCAAAGTGTTAACTGGTGGTGTAGATGCGAACGCATTACAAAGACCAAAAAGATTTTTTGGTGCTGCAAGAAACATAGAAGAAGGTGGATCACTAACTATTATTTCAACAGCACTAATAGAAACAGGTTCGAGAATGGACGAAGTTATTTTTGAAGAATTTAAAGGTACGGGTAACTCAGAAGTAATTATGGACAGAAAAGTTGCTGATAAAAGAATTTATCCTGCAATAGATATTACCAAGTCTGGAACTAGAAAAGAAGAACTGCTTTTGTCTAAAGAAGAACTTTCTAAAATGAATGTACTAAGAAGAATTATCAACCCGATGGGAACTATGGATGCGGTTGAATTTATGATTGGAAAATTAAGAGAGACAAAAAATAATGCAGAGTTTTTTGACTCTATGAATAAGTCTTAA
- the hemJ gene encoding protoporphyrinogen oxidase HemJ: MDIYLLLKSLHIISIIAWMAGLLYLPRIFVYHCQTSFGSETHEKFVQMEYRLLKFIMNPAMIVSWILGVGLLGMLGHETAMQFWVQLKIVLVIAMSGFHGFLGVCRKKFINNQNVKTENFYRLINEIPTVLMVIIIFLVIFKPL; this comes from the coding sequence ATGGATATTTACCTTTTATTAAAATCTTTGCACATCATCTCCATTATTGCTTGGATGGCAGGACTTTTATATTTACCAAGAATTTTTGTATATCATTGTCAAACCTCTTTTGGTTCCGAGACACATGAAAAGTTTGTCCAAATGGAATATAGATTATTAAAGTTTATCATGAACCCTGCCATGATTGTTTCCTGGATCTTGGGAGTTGGATTGTTGGGAATGTTGGGACATGAGACGGCTATGCAGTTTTGGGTTCAATTAAAAATAGTCTTGGTAATTGCAATGTCAGGTTTTCATGGATTTTTAGGCGTATGTAGAAAAAAGTTTATCAATAATCAAAACGTTAAGACTGAAAATTTTTATCGATTAATTAATGAAATTCCTACTGTTTTAATGGTTATTATTATTTTTTTAGTTATCTTTAAACCACTGTAG
- the hemH gene encoding ferrochelatase encodes MNTNLEKINHPEVKYGKTGVLIVNLGTPDSTSWWDIRKYLKEFLSDRRVIETNPILWWVILNFIILNLRPHKTARAYKKIWMKETNESPLRFYTRNQSEKLIQKFSSNQNIHVDYAMRYGNPSIRSKMKLMKEQGCEKLIILPLYPQYAAATTATVCDEVYRNLMTMRWQPSLQIIPHYESEPLYIGALANSIENHLKTIDWIPDVILSSYHGIPQKYFDKGDPYQCYCHKTNRLLIEKFGTKIPIELSFQSRFGPASWLRPYTDKTLERLAKEGKKNILIICPGFSSDCVETLEEIEMEGQETFREHGGQNFSMVPCLNDSNDHINLLEYLIKKHIV; translated from the coding sequence ATGAACACCAACTTAGAAAAAATTAATCACCCTGAAGTAAAGTATGGAAAGACCGGTGTTTTAATTGTTAATTTGGGCACCCCAGATAGCACTTCTTGGTGGGATATTAGAAAATATTTAAAAGAATTTTTATCGGACAGAAGAGTAATTGAAACAAACCCGATCTTATGGTGGGTTATTTTAAATTTTATTATTCTTAACCTAAGGCCCCACAAAACAGCCAGGGCATATAAAAAAATTTGGATGAAAGAAACCAACGAATCTCCTCTAAGATTCTACACTAGGAACCAATCAGAAAAACTTATTCAAAAATTTTCTTCTAATCAAAATATTCACGTCGATTATGCTATGAGATATGGCAATCCAAGCATACGTTCCAAAATGAAATTAATGAAGGAGCAAGGATGCGAAAAATTAATCATTCTACCCCTGTATCCGCAGTATGCCGCAGCAACAACAGCAACAGTATGCGATGAGGTTTATAGAAATCTAATGACAATGAGATGGCAACCAAGTCTACAAATTATTCCACACTATGAGTCGGAGCCGCTGTATATTGGGGCTCTAGCCAATAGCATTGAGAATCACTTAAAAACAATTGATTGGATTCCAGATGTAATTTTATCTTCTTACCATGGAATACCGCAAAAATATTTTGACAAAGGCGATCCGTATCAATGTTATTGTCACAAAACAAACAGACTTTTAATAGAAAAGTTTGGCACCAAAATTCCTATAGAACTTTCTTTTCAATCTAGATTTGGACCGGCGTCATGGTTACGACCTTACACAGACAAAACGTTAGAAAGATTGGCAAAAGAAGGAAAGAAAAATATTTTAATTATATGCCCTGGCTTTTCCTCTGATTGTGTTGAAACATTAGAAGAAATAGAAATGGAAGGGCAAGAGACATTCAGAGAGCACGGAGGACAAAATTTTTCTATGGTGCCCTGTTTAAATGATAGCAATGATCATATAAATCTCTTAGAATATCTTATTAAGAAACATATAGTTTAG